A DNA window from Pseudomonas resinovorans NBRC 106553 contains the following coding sequences:
- a CDS encoding methionine ABC transporter permease, with the protein MSPMLDRLLQGILDTLLMIGASSLIVFLVGIPLALVLVTTGPGGIFEARAVNRVLGSVVNVLRSIPFLILMVALIPFTRLIVGTSYGVWAAVVPLTIAATPFFARIAEVSLREVDFGLVEAAQAMGCQRRHIIWNVLLPEARPGIVGGFTITLVTMINSSAMAGAIGAGGLGDLAYRYGYQRFDTQIMLTVIILLVVLVTLIQFGGDRLARLLNKRA; encoded by the coding sequence ATGTCGCCCATGCTTGACCGCCTGTTGCAGGGCATCCTCGACACCCTGCTGATGATCGGCGCGTCGTCGCTGATCGTGTTCCTGGTGGGGATTCCCCTGGCGCTGGTGCTGGTCACCACCGGCCCCGGTGGCATCTTCGAGGCGCGCGCGGTCAACCGCGTGCTGGGCAGCGTGGTGAACGTGCTGCGCTCGATCCCCTTCCTGATCCTGATGGTGGCGCTGATCCCCTTCACCCGCCTGATCGTCGGCACCAGCTATGGCGTCTGGGCGGCGGTGGTGCCGCTGACCATCGCGGCCACGCCGTTCTTCGCGCGGATCGCCGAGGTGAGCCTGCGGGAGGTGGACTTCGGCCTGGTTGAAGCGGCCCAGGCCATGGGCTGCCAGCGCCGCCACATCATCTGGAACGTGCTCTTGCCTGAAGCGCGGCCGGGCATAGTCGGTGGCTTCACCATCACCCTGGTGACCATGATCAACTCATCGGCCATGGCCGGCGCCATCGGTGCTGGTGGGTTGGGGGACCTGGCCTACCGCTACGGCTACCAGCGCTTCGACACCCAGATCATGCTCACCGTGATCATCCTGCTGGTGGTACTGGTGACCCTGATCCAGTTCGGCGGCGACCGCCTGGCGCGGTTGCTGAACAAGCGGGCGTGA
- the salA gene encoding salicylate 1-monooxygenase: MSKKPALRVGIIGGGISGVALALDLCRHAHLDVQLFESAPAFGEVGAGVSFGANAVRAIAGLGLAEPYGEVADRTPEPWQDIWFEWRRGSDAGYLGASVAAGVGQSSVHRADFLDVLASRLPAGVARFNKRAVSVEQQGPEACVRFTDGSEYRGDLLIAADGIKSAIRNHVLDGIGAEPAAPRFSGTCAYRGLIDSRQLRDAYRAAGIDEHLVDVPQMYLGLDGHILTFPVKQGRLINVVAFVSDRSSAEPTWPEDAPWVRETSQAEMLDAFAGWGAAARVLLECIPAPTCWALHDLAELPGYVHGRVALIGDAAHAMLPHQGAGAGQGLEDAYFLARLLGDPQATQDNLGELLAAYDALRRPRACLVQRTSFEAGELYELRDAAVGDDEQALGATLASRFDWLWNHDLDADVAEARARLGWQTRRTCA, from the coding sequence ATGAGCAAGAAGCCTGCCTTGCGCGTCGGCATCATCGGCGGCGGTATCTCCGGCGTCGCCCTGGCACTGGACCTGTGCCGCCACGCCCATCTCGATGTACAGCTCTTCGAGTCCGCTCCGGCCTTTGGCGAGGTGGGCGCGGGGGTTTCCTTCGGCGCCAACGCCGTTCGCGCCATCGCCGGCCTCGGGCTGGCCGAGCCCTACGGCGAGGTTGCCGACCGGACCCCGGAACCCTGGCAGGACATCTGGTTCGAATGGCGCCGCGGCAGCGATGCCGGCTACCTCGGCGCCAGCGTGGCGGCGGGCGTGGGCCAGTCTTCGGTACACCGGGCGGACTTCCTCGACGTGCTGGCCAGCCGCCTGCCTGCGGGTGTCGCGCGCTTCAACAAGCGCGCCGTCAGCGTGGAGCAGCAGGGCCCTGAGGCCTGCGTGCGCTTCACCGATGGCAGCGAATACCGGGGCGACCTGCTGATCGCCGCCGATGGCATCAAGTCCGCCATTCGCAACCATGTGCTGGACGGCATCGGTGCCGAGCCGGCCGCCCCGCGCTTCAGCGGGACTTGCGCCTACCGTGGCCTGATCGACAGCCGGCAACTGCGCGACGCCTATCGCGCCGCCGGTATCGACGAGCACCTGGTGGACGTGCCGCAGATGTACCTCGGCCTCGACGGCCACATCCTCACCTTCCCGGTGAAACAGGGCCGTCTCATCAACGTGGTGGCCTTCGTGTCCGACCGCAGCAGCGCCGAACCCACCTGGCCCGAGGACGCCCCCTGGGTCCGCGAAACCAGCCAGGCCGAGATGCTCGACGCCTTCGCCGGCTGGGGCGCTGCCGCGCGGGTGCTGCTGGAATGCATCCCGGCGCCAACCTGCTGGGCGCTGCACGACCTGGCCGAGCTGCCCGGCTACGTGCATGGCCGTGTGGCGCTGATCGGCGACGCGGCCCACGCCATGCTGCCGCACCAGGGCGCCGGTGCCGGGCAGGGGCTGGAAGATGCCTACTTCCTCGCCCGTCTGCTGGGCGACCCGCAAGCGACCCAGGACAACCTCGGCGAGCTGCTGGCGGCCTACGACGCCCTGCGCCGACCCCGCGCCTGCCTCGTGCAGCGCACCTCCTTCGAGGCGGGGGAGCTCTACGAACTGCGCGATGCCGCCGTGGGCGACGACGAGCAGGCCCTCGGCGCCACCCTGGCCAGCCGTTTCGACTGGCTGTGGAATCACGACCTGGACGCCGACGTGGCGGAAGCCCGCGCCCGCCTGGGCTGGCAGACCCGCAGAACCTGCGCCTGA
- a CDS encoding LysR family transcriptional regulator — protein MDLRDLDLNLLVVFNQLLIDRRVSTAADNLGLTQPAVSNALKRLRTTLQDDLFVRTYQGMEPTPYAQLLAEPVSLAIHTLREALSRQDSFDPQTSERTFTIAMTDIGEIYFTPRLMDALAHLAPKCRISTVRNTSVTLIEALQNGTVDLAVGLLPHLQAGFFQRRLFHHRYVCMCRKDHPVARQPLTLERFCAHGHVRVVAATTGHGEVDAHMARIGIRRDIRLEVPHFVAVGHILQRTDLLATVPERFADSCLEPFGLVALAHPVQLPEIDINLFWHAKYHRDSANRWLRQLMCELFAD, from the coding sequence ATGGACTTGCGCGACCTGGACCTGAACCTGCTGGTGGTCTTCAACCAGTTGCTCATCGACCGGCGCGTGTCCACCGCCGCCGACAACCTGGGGCTCACCCAGCCCGCCGTGAGCAACGCCCTCAAGCGCCTGCGCACCACCCTGCAGGACGATCTCTTCGTGCGCACCTACCAGGGCATGGAGCCCACGCCCTATGCGCAGTTGCTGGCGGAGCCGGTGTCCCTGGCCATCCACACCCTGCGCGAGGCGCTGAGCCGCCAGGACAGCTTCGACCCGCAAACCAGCGAGCGCACCTTCACCATCGCCATGACCGATATCGGCGAGATCTACTTCACCCCGCGCCTGATGGACGCACTCGCCCACCTGGCGCCCAAGTGCCGCATCAGCACCGTGCGCAATACCTCGGTGACGCTGATCGAGGCCTTGCAGAACGGCACCGTAGACCTCGCGGTGGGGCTGCTGCCGCACCTGCAGGCCGGCTTCTTCCAGCGGCGCCTGTTCCACCACCGCTATGTGTGCATGTGCCGCAAGGACCACCCGGTGGCCCGGCAACCGCTGACCCTGGAACGCTTCTGCGCCCATGGCCATGTGCGGGTGGTGGCCGCCACCACCGGCCATGGCGAGGTCGACGCGCACATGGCGCGAATCGGCATCCGGCGGGATATTCGCCTGGAAGTGCCGCACTTCGTCGCGGTCGGCCATATTCTCCAGCGCACCGATCTGCTGGCCACCGTGCCCGAACGCTTCGCCGATTCCTGTCTCGAGCCGTTCGGCCTGGTCGCCCTGGCCCACCCGGTGCAGTTGCCCGAGATCGACATCAACCTGTTCTGGCACGCGAAGTACCACCGGGACTCCGCCAATCGCTGGCTCAGGCAACTGATGTGCGAGTTGTTCGCGGATTGA
- a CDS encoding aromatic acid/H+ symport family MFS transporter codes for MRTIDVSALLDGARFNAFHGRVLFWCALIIIFDGYDLVIYGVVLPALMQAWNLSALQAGLLGSCALVGMMLGALFFGPLSDRIGRRKTIMTCVILFSCFTLVNGFARTPEEFAVCRFIAGLGIGGVMPNVVALMNEYAPKKIRSTLVAIMFSGYSVGGMLSAGLGMLLMPAWGWQSVFFVAVVPLLVLPLLVRQLPESINFLARQGRSEQARALLAQAAPDYRPDGADRLLLAKGQAGKVAISQLFHDGRTLSTLMLWLAFFCCLLMVYALGSWLPKLMNSAGYGLNSSLAFLLVLNFGAIFGAIGGGWLGDRIGLGRVLFAFFTVGALSLSLLALKSPLPVLYLLIGVAGACTIGTQILANACTVQFYPAHIRSTGLGWAMGIGRIGAIIGPLLGGALHAAQLPLQASFLAFALPGLVGAAAILVFLWQRSAASGLVAEKAVEPTAG; via the coding sequence ATGCGTACCATCGACGTTTCCGCCCTGCTCGACGGGGCCCGCTTCAATGCCTTCCACGGGCGCGTGCTGTTCTGGTGCGCGCTGATCATCATTTTCGACGGCTATGACCTGGTCATCTACGGCGTGGTACTGCCCGCGCTGATGCAGGCCTGGAACCTCAGCGCGCTCCAGGCCGGCCTGCTCGGCAGCTGCGCGCTGGTGGGGATGATGCTGGGCGCGCTGTTCTTCGGCCCCTTGTCGGACCGGATCGGCCGGCGCAAGACCATCATGACCTGCGTGATCCTGTTCAGCTGCTTCACGCTGGTCAACGGCTTCGCGCGCACGCCCGAGGAGTTCGCGGTCTGCCGCTTCATCGCCGGCCTCGGCATCGGCGGCGTCATGCCCAACGTGGTGGCGCTGATGAACGAGTACGCGCCGAAGAAGATCCGCAGCACGCTGGTGGCCATCATGTTCAGTGGCTACTCGGTGGGCGGCATGCTCTCCGCCGGGTTGGGCATGCTGCTGATGCCGGCCTGGGGCTGGCAGTCGGTGTTCTTCGTCGCAGTGGTGCCGCTGCTGGTGCTGCCGCTGCTGGTACGCCAGCTGCCGGAGTCGATCAACTTCCTCGCCCGCCAGGGCCGCTCCGAGCAGGCGCGGGCGTTGCTGGCGCAAGCCGCGCCAGACTACCGTCCCGACGGTGCCGACCGGTTGCTCCTGGCCAAGGGGCAGGCGGGCAAGGTGGCCATCTCCCAGCTCTTCCATGACGGACGCACGCTGAGCACCCTGATGCTCTGGCTGGCGTTCTTCTGCTGCCTGCTGATGGTCTACGCCCTGGGTTCCTGGCTGCCGAAGCTGATGAACAGCGCCGGCTACGGGCTCAACTCCAGCCTGGCGTTCCTGCTGGTGCTGAACTTCGGCGCCATCTTCGGCGCCATTGGCGGTGGCTGGCTGGGGGATCGCATCGGCCTCGGCCGCGTGCTGTTCGCCTTCTTCACCGTCGGTGCGCTGTCCCTCAGCCTGCTGGCGCTGAAGTCGCCGCTGCCGGTGCTGTACCTGCTGATTGGCGTGGCCGGCGCCTGCACCATAGGCACCCAAATCCTGGCCAACGCCTGCACCGTGCAGTTCTACCCGGCGCACATCCGCTCCACCGGGCTTGGCTGGGCCATGGGCATCGGTCGCATCGGCGCCATCATCGGCCCGTTGCTGGGCGGCGCGCTGCACGCCGCGCAACTGCCGCTCCAGGCGAGCTTCCTGGCGTTTGCGCTGCCGGGCCTGGTGGGCGCCGCGGCCATCCTGGTGTTCCTCTGGCAGCGCTCGGCCGCCAGTGGCCTGGTGGCCGAGAAGGCCGTGGAGCCCACGGCCGGTTGA
- a CDS encoding methionine ABC transporter ATP-binding protein, whose protein sequence is MFSFNRDISLDLPHIRLQGLGKAYQGSKGPVQALQGIDLDIRRGEVFGIIGRSGAGKSSLIRTLNRLEKPSSGQVVIDDEDIGAFDTRQLVLLRRRVGMIFQHFNLMSAKTVWQNVALPLKVAGVPRAEIERKVSELLDLVGLAEKRDAYPAQLSGGQKQRVGIARALVHQPEILLCDEATSALDPESTQAILALLRDINRRLGLTIVLITHEMGVIREICDRVVVLERGRVVEQGEVWRVFGDPQHEVTRTLLGTLRHELPDDLSARLRGQPGEGAHDLLLDLHFTGASGREPDLLAIAQALGTRVSLVHGGIDRIQGRAQGHLLLSATLAGPGGLDLLERARGLADKAEVLGYVAHA, encoded by the coding sequence ATGTTCAGTTTCAATCGCGACATCAGCCTGGACCTGCCGCATATCCGGCTGCAGGGGCTGGGCAAGGCCTACCAGGGCAGCAAGGGGCCGGTGCAGGCCCTGCAAGGAATCGACCTGGACATCCGCCGTGGCGAGGTGTTCGGCATCATCGGCCGCAGCGGCGCGGGCAAGTCGTCGCTGATCCGCACCCTCAACCGCCTGGAGAAACCCAGCTCCGGCCAGGTGGTGATCGACGACGAGGACATCGGCGCCTTCGACACCCGGCAGCTGGTGCTGCTGCGACGTCGGGTCGGGATGATCTTCCAGCACTTCAACCTGATGTCGGCCAAGACGGTCTGGCAGAACGTCGCCCTGCCGCTGAAGGTGGCCGGCGTGCCGCGCGCCGAGATCGAGCGCAAGGTGAGCGAGCTGCTGGACCTGGTGGGCCTGGCGGAGAAGCGTGACGCCTACCCGGCGCAGCTCTCCGGCGGGCAGAAGCAGCGGGTCGGCATCGCCCGCGCCCTGGTGCACCAGCCGGAAATCCTGCTCTGCGACGAGGCCACCTCGGCCCTGGACCCGGAGAGCACCCAGGCCATCCTCGCACTGCTGCGGGATATCAACCGGCGCCTGGGCCTGACCATCGTGCTGATCACCCACGAGATGGGTGTGATCCGCGAGATCTGCGACCGCGTGGTGGTGCTGGAGCGCGGCCGGGTGGTGGAGCAGGGCGAGGTCTGGCGGGTGTTCGGCGACCCCCAGCACGAGGTCACCCGCACCCTGCTGGGCACCTTGCGCCATGAGCTGCCGGACGACCTCAGTGCACGCCTGCGTGGCCAGCCGGGGGAGGGCGCCCACGACCTGCTGCTGGACCTGCACTTCACCGGCGCCAGCGGCCGCGAGCCGGACCTGCTGGCCATCGCCCAGGCCCTGGGCACCCGGGTAAGCCTGGTGCACGGCGGCATCGACCGCATCCAGGGCCGCGCCCAGGGACACCTGCTGCTCAGCGCCACCCTGGCCGGGCCGGGCGGCCTGGACCTGCTGGAGCGCGCGCGCGGGCTGGCGGACAAGGCGGAGGTGCTCGGCTATGTCGCCCATGCTTGA
- a CDS encoding anti-virulence regulator CigR family protein produces the protein MTQRRTLIATLTSLALIAASPALQADPGKGKGHDKGHASAQGNNWSSGPQVDIGGIRIILDDNRDYWGPAQSLPPGIQKNLARGKPLPPGIAKKLDGRLVDRLPHYDGYDWVRAGADLILVAVATGIIHEVLHDVLD, from the coding sequence ATGACCCAACGACGCACCCTGATCGCCACCCTCACCAGCCTTGCGCTGATCGCCGCCTCGCCGGCCCTGCAGGCCGATCCCGGCAAGGGCAAGGGCCACGACAAGGGTCACGCGAGCGCCCAGGGGAACAACTGGTCCAGCGGACCGCAGGTGGATATCGGCGGCATCCGCATCATCCTCGACGACAACCGCGACTACTGGGGCCCGGCCCAGTCCCTGCCGCCGGGCATCCAGAAGAACCTGGCGCGGGGCAAGCCGCTGCCGCCGGGCATCGCCAAGAAGCTCGACGGCCGCCTGGTCGACCGCCTGCCCCACTACGACGGCTACGACTGGGTCCGCGCCGGCGCCGACCTGATCCTGGTGGCAGTGGCCACGGGGATCATCCACGAAGTGCTGCACGACGTGCTGGATTGA
- a CDS encoding IclR family transcriptional regulator, with the protein MTSDNDSAGAPRRQKVQAAEVGTDILKGLAELAPATSLSKLAEHVGMPASKVHRYLQALIASGFAEQDATTNHYGLGREALLVGLAAIGRLDVVKVSMPHLVELRDALNETCFLAVWGNKGPTVVHVEQALRAVTLVTQVGSVLPLLGSSTGLVFNTYLPEAETAFLRDEELALPDAPAAADLQAQMAQIRSTGLHPVHGLLMPGVNALSAPLFATGSKLAGVITVVGAASVFRADTQGSAAERLHQAAQAISLRMGGQQPG; encoded by the coding sequence ATGACGAGCGACAACGACAGCGCGGGCGCACCGCGCCGGCAGAAGGTGCAGGCCGCGGAAGTGGGCACCGACATCCTCAAGGGGCTGGCGGAGCTGGCTCCGGCCACCTCGCTGTCGAAGCTGGCCGAGCACGTCGGCATGCCGGCGAGCAAGGTGCATCGCTACCTGCAGGCGCTGATCGCCAGCGGCTTCGCCGAGCAGGACGCCACCACCAATCACTATGGCCTGGGCCGCGAGGCACTGCTGGTGGGCCTGGCCGCCATCGGCCGGCTGGATGTGGTGAAGGTATCGATGCCGCACCTGGTGGAGCTGCGCGATGCCCTAAACGAAACCTGTTTCCTCGCGGTGTGGGGCAACAAGGGACCGACCGTGGTGCACGTGGAGCAGGCCCTGCGGGCGGTGACCCTGGTGACCCAGGTGGGTTCGGTGCTGCCGCTGCTGGGCTCGTCCACCGGTCTCGTGTTCAACACCTACCTGCCGGAAGCGGAAACCGCCTTCCTGCGCGACGAGGAGCTGGCGCTGCCCGACGCGCCCGCCGCCGCCGACCTGCAGGCGCAGATGGCGCAGATCCGCAGCACCGGCCTGCACCCGGTGCACGGCCTGCTGATGCCGGGGGTGAACGCCCTGTCGGCGCCTCTGTTCGCCACCGGCAGCAAGCTGGCCGGGGTGATCACCGTGGTCGGCGCCGCCAGCGTGTTTCGTGCCGACACCCAGGGCTCGGCCGCCGAGCGGCTGCACCAGGCCGCCCAGGCCATCAGCCTGCGGATGGGGGGCCAGCAGCCGGGCTGA
- a CDS encoding neutral zinc metallopeptidase, whose amino-acid sequence MSEASVPPPSGKGLLLRLLRSLAWLLMIVAIILVALYLAFGPAHLIDRLKPPPPAFPATVVETPQAPATSPVPAASPAPALMQAPADSQELVALLMDSVEDIWGEFLARGDYVFKKPKLVTYRGQAQYPCKDAGATSGLFYCPRDMSLHLDLDYLDGLQKGAPEVGDFSRSYAVTHEVAHHMLNLVGINTWIKDFEDAGSESGGPERLQLAQELLADCLAGSWASYAQRKYGWVKPADVEAMLNAVITYGEEQAKVPGKAAMRDPLTHGSLEQRKEWLHTGFESGDPQRCMQLFTGAAQ is encoded by the coding sequence ATGTCCGAAGCATCCGTCCCACCGCCATCCGGCAAAGGCCTGCTGCTCCGCCTGCTGCGCAGCCTCGCCTGGTTGCTGATGATCGTGGCGATCATCCTCGTGGCGCTCTACCTTGCCTTTGGCCCGGCACATCTGATCGACCGCCTGAAACCGCCGCCTCCGGCCTTCCCGGCGACCGTCGTCGAAACCCCGCAAGCACCTGCCACTTCACCGGTGCCCGCTGCCTCGCCGGCCCCGGCCCTCATGCAGGCGCCGGCTGACTCGCAGGAGCTGGTGGCGCTGTTGATGGACAGCGTCGAAGACATCTGGGGGGAGTTCCTCGCCCGTGGCGACTATGTCTTCAAGAAACCCAAGCTGGTGACCTATCGAGGCCAGGCCCAGTACCCTTGCAAGGACGCCGGCGCCACCAGCGGCCTGTTCTATTGCCCCCGCGACATGAGCCTGCACCTGGACCTGGACTACCTCGACGGCCTGCAGAAAGGCGCGCCGGAAGTCGGCGACTTCTCACGCAGCTATGCGGTAACCCACGAGGTGGCCCACCACATGCTGAACCTGGTGGGCATCAATACCTGGATCAAGGATTTCGAGGACGCCGGCAGCGAAAGCGGAGGCCCGGAACGCCTGCAGCTCGCCCAGGAGCTGCTGGCCGATTGCCTGGCCGGGAGCTGGGCCAGCTACGCCCAGCGCAAATATGGATGGGTGAAGCCCGCGGACGTGGAAGCGATGTTGAACGCGGTGATCACGTACGGCGAGGAACAGGCCAAGGTGCCGGGCAAGGCCGCGATGCGCGACCCGCTGACCCACGGCAGCCTGGAACAACGCAAGGAGTGGCTGCACACCGGATTCGAGAGCGGCGACCCGCAGCGCTGCATGCAGCTGTTCACCGGGGCGGCGCAATAG
- the fahA gene encoding fumarylacetoacetase, with product MTQTDNRRSWIASANGHPDFPLQNLPLGIFSPAGATPRGGVAIGDAIFDLKVASDAGLFSGEASEAAHAVCGDSLNAFFALGASARRALRSQLQDLLAEGSAAQARLEAMGQALLPAAATCQLHLPARVGDYTDFYVGIHHANNVGRLFRPDNPLLPNYKHVPIGYHARSSTVCVSGTPVRRPLGQTLPPGQEAPSFGPSKRLDYELELGIWIGQGNEMGEAIAIGDAQRHIAGYCLLNDWSARDVQAWEYQPLGPFLAKNFGTTVSPWVVTAEALEPFRRAQPARPEGDPQPLPYLLDEADQANGAFDIQLEVLLLTPAMREQGLAPQRLALSSTLNMYWTVAQLVAHHSVGGCKLQPGDLFGSGTLSGPEPEAFGSLLESTFGGKQPITLPGGEQRTFLQDGDEVILRARCEREGYASIGFGECRGVVLAAR from the coding sequence ATGACCCAGACTGACAACCGCCGTAGCTGGATAGCCTCCGCCAACGGCCACCCGGACTTCCCCCTGCAGAACCTGCCGCTGGGCATCTTCAGCCCGGCCGGCGCCACCCCGCGCGGTGGCGTGGCCATCGGCGACGCCATCTTCGACCTGAAAGTGGCCAGCGACGCCGGCCTGTTCAGTGGCGAGGCCAGCGAGGCCGCGCATGCGGTGTGCGGCGACAGCCTGAACGCCTTCTTCGCCCTGGGCGCCTCCGCCCGCCGCGCCCTGCGCAGCCAACTGCAAGACCTGCTGGCCGAAGGCAGCGCCGCCCAGGCACGCCTGGAAGCCATGGGCCAGGCCCTGCTGCCGGCCGCCGCCACCTGCCAGCTGCACCTGCCGGCGCGGGTGGGCGACTACACCGACTTCTACGTGGGCATCCACCACGCCAACAACGTCGGCCGCCTGTTCCGCCCGGACAACCCCCTGCTGCCCAACTACAAGCACGTGCCCATCGGCTACCACGCCCGCTCGTCCACCGTCTGCGTGTCCGGCACCCCGGTGCGCCGCCCCCTGGGCCAGACCCTGCCGCCGGGTCAGGAAGCGCCGAGCTTCGGCCCCAGCAAGCGCCTGGACTACGAACTGGAACTGGGTATCTGGATCGGCCAGGGCAACGAGATGGGCGAAGCCATCGCCATCGGCGACGCCCAGCGGCACATCGCCGGCTACTGCCTGCTCAACGACTGGTCCGCCCGCGACGTGCAGGCCTGGGAATACCAGCCGCTGGGCCCGTTCCTGGCGAAGAATTTCGGCACCACGGTGTCGCCCTGGGTGGTCACCGCCGAAGCCCTCGAGCCGTTCCGCCGCGCCCAACCGGCGCGCCCCGAAGGCGACCCGCAGCCCCTGCCCTACCTGCTGGACGAGGCCGACCAGGCCAATGGCGCCTTCGATATCCAGCTGGAAGTGCTGCTCCTCACCCCCGCCATGCGCGAACAGGGCCTGGCGCCCCAGCGCCTGGCCCTCTCCAGCACCCTGAACATGTACTGGACCGTGGCCCAACTGGTGGCCCACCACAGCGTCGGCGGCTGCAAGCTGCAACCGGGCGACCTGTTCGGCTCCGGCACCCTCTCCGGCCCCGAGCCGGAAGCCTTCGGCAGCCTGCTGGAGAGCACCTTCGGCGGCAAGCAGCCGATCACCCTGCCCGGCGGCGAGCAGCGCACCTTCCTGCAGGATGGCGATGAAGTGATCCTGCGCGCCCGTTGCGAGCGCGAGGGGTATGCCAGCATCGGTTTCGGCGAATGCCGAGGCGTCGTGCTGGCGGCACGCTGA
- the hmgA gene encoding homogentisate 1,2-dioxygenase, producing MVSSTPLTYQSGFDNEFSSEALPGALPVGQNSPQQVPYGLYTELLSGTAFTVPRSEARRTWMYRIKPSANHPKYQRLECQITGGRLGPVTPNRLRWNPQAIPAEATDFIDGLITLAATSDAEQASGVSVHLYRANTSMQRVFFNADGELLIVPEQGRLRLATELGLLDLEPLEIAVIPRGMKFRVELLDTTARGYICENHGAPLRLPDLGPIGSNGLANARDFLAPVAHYEDLDAPVELVQKFLGELWATELDHSPLDVVAWHGNNVPYKYDLRRFNTIGTVSYDHPDPSIFTVLTSPSDTHGQANVDFVIFPPRWMVAEKTFRPPWFHRNLMNEFMGLIQGAYDAKAEGFSPGGASLHNCMSAHGPDNATTTTAIAADLKPHKIDNTMAFMFETSRVLRPSQYALECPQLQADYDACWAGMAKTFDKGRI from the coding sequence ATGGTCTCCTCCACGCCGCTCACCTACCAGTCCGGTTTCGACAACGAATTCAGCAGCGAAGCGCTGCCCGGCGCCCTGCCCGTCGGCCAGAACTCCCCGCAGCAAGTGCCCTACGGCCTCTACACCGAACTGCTCTCCGGTACCGCCTTCACCGTGCCCCGCAGCGAAGCGCGGCGGACCTGGATGTACCGCATCAAGCCCTCGGCCAACCACCCGAAATACCAGCGCCTGGAGTGCCAGATCACTGGTGGCCGCCTCGGCCCGGTCACGCCCAATCGCCTGCGCTGGAACCCCCAGGCCATTCCCGCCGAGGCCACCGACTTCATCGACGGCCTGATCACCCTCGCCGCCACCAGCGACGCGGAGCAGGCCTCGGGGGTCAGCGTGCACCTGTATCGCGCCAATACCTCGATGCAGCGGGTGTTCTTCAATGCCGACGGCGAGCTGCTGATCGTGCCCGAGCAGGGCCGCCTGCGCCTGGCCACCGAGCTGGGTCTGCTGGACCTGGAGCCCCTGGAAATCGCGGTGATCCCGCGCGGCATGAAGTTCCGCGTCGAACTGCTGGACACCACGGCGCGCGGCTATATCTGCGAAAACCACGGCGCCCCCCTGCGCCTGCCCGACCTCGGCCCCATCGGCAGCAATGGCCTGGCCAACGCGCGGGACTTCCTCGCCCCGGTCGCCCATTACGAAGACCTGGATGCCCCGGTGGAACTGGTGCAGAAGTTCCTCGGCGAACTCTGGGCCACCGAGCTCGATCACTCGCCCCTGGACGTGGTCGCCTGGCACGGCAACAACGTGCCCTACAAGTACGACCTGCGCCGCTTCAACACCATCGGCACGGTGAGCTACGACCATCCGGACCCGTCGATCTTCACCGTGCTCACCTCCCCCAGTGACACCCACGGCCAGGCCAACGTCGACTTCGTGATTTTCCCGCCACGCTGGATGGTGGCCGAGAAGACCTTCCGTCCGCCGTGGTTCCACCGCAACCTGATGAACGAATTCATGGGCCTGATCCAGGGCGCCTACGATGCCAAGGCCGAAGGCTTCAGCCCTGGCGGCGCCTCGCTGCACAACTGCATGAGCGCCCACGGCCCGGACAACGCCACCACCACCACCGCCATAGCCGCCGATCTCAAACCGCACAAGATCGACAACACCATGGCCTTCATGTTCGAGACCAGCCGCGTGCTGCGCCCCAGCCAGTACGCGCTGGAATGCCCGCAGCTGCAGGCCGACTACGATGCATGCTGGGCCGGCATGGCCAAGACCTTCGACAAGGGCAGGATCTGA